The Glycine soja cultivar W05 chromosome 3, ASM419377v2, whole genome shotgun sequence genome window below encodes:
- the LOC114407334 gene encoding E3 ubiquitin-protein ligase MIEL1 isoform X2 produces MLLFCVYSFVPRLDASTIRDDAKFEHHAAIRFFHVVTATTTPRTHLATPQIVMNLLDAMLSKLYALSVILNRRLPRCVLAVASIWENIIARFANSMMMIRIKDNSIVMNAAFAGACYSVSVQNNHSCVENSMKSFCPICLEYQFDSIKGSTILKCGHTMHMECYREMATQNQYRCPICLKTIVNDMNWEYLDREIEGVHMPEEYKFEVSILCNDCNSTSTVSFHIFGHKCLQCGSYNTRRISKPKQEGLGVSGT; encoded by the exons ATGTTGTTATTCTGCGTGTATTCCTTTGTTCCACGCTTAGATGCGAGCACTATAAGAGACGATGCAAAATTCGAGCACCATGCTGCAATCAGATTTTTCCATGTCGTCACTGCCACAACGACGCCGCg AACTCATCTAGCAACCCCGCAGATCGTCATGAACTTGTTAGACGCGATGTTAAGCAA gtTATATGCTCTGTCTGTGATACTGAACAGGAG GTTGCCAAGGTGTGTTCTAGCTGTGGCGTCAATATGGGAGAATATTATTGCGAGATTTGCAAATTCTATGATGATGAT ACGGATAAAGGACAATTCCATTGTGATGAATGCGGCATTTGCAG GTGCTTGCTATTCAGTGAGTGTGCAAAACAATCACTCATGTGTAGAGAACTCAATGAAGAGTTTCTGCCCTATCTGTTTGGAG TACCAATTTGATTCAATAAAAGGCAGCACCATTTTGAAGTGTGGACACACAATGCATATGGAGTGCTATCGAGAGATGGCAACTCAAAATCA GTATCGCTGTCCTATATGCTTGAAGACAATAGTCAATGATATGAACTGGGAATATTTAGATCGAGAG ATTGAAGGCGTTCATATGCCTGAGGAGTACAAGTTTGAG GTTTCAATTCTATGCAATGATTGTAACTCTACCAGCACAGTATCTTTTCACATATTTGGTCACAAGTGTTTACAGTGCGGTTCGTATAACACCCGTAGGATTTCGAAACCCAAACAAGAAGGTTTGGGTGTTAGTGGAacctaa
- the LOC114407334 gene encoding E3 ubiquitin-protein ligase MIEL1 isoform X1, whose protein sequence is MEPATEKREDFGKLQYGCEHYKRRCKIRAPCCNQIFPCRHCHNDAANSSSNPADRHELVRRDVKQVICSVCDTEQEVAKVCSSCGVNMGEYYCEICKFYDDDTDKGQFHCDECGICRVGGRDKFFHCKKCCACYSVSVQNNHSCVENSMKSFCPICLEYQFDSIKGSTILKCGHTMHMECYREMATQNQYRCPICLKTIVNDMNWEYLDREIEGVHMPEEYKFEVSILCNDCNSTSTVSFHIFGHKCLQCGSYNTRRISKPKQEGLGVSGT, encoded by the exons ATGGAGCCTGCAACCGAGAAGAGAGAGGATTTTGGGAAGTTGCAGTACGG ATGCGAGCACTATAAGAGACGATGCAAAATTCGAGCACCATGCTGCAATCAGATTTTTCCATGTCGTCACTGCCACAACGACGCCGCg AACTCATCTAGCAACCCCGCAGATCGTCATGAACTTGTTAGACGCGATGTTAAGCAA gtTATATGCTCTGTCTGTGATACTGAACAGGAG GTTGCCAAGGTGTGTTCTAGCTGTGGCGTCAATATGGGAGAATATTATTGCGAGATTTGCAAATTCTATGATGATGAT ACGGATAAAGGACAATTCCATTGTGATGAATGCGGCATTTGCAG gGTTGGTGGTCGTGATAAGTTCTTTCACTGTAAGAAATGTT GTGCTTGCTATTCAGTGAGTGTGCAAAACAATCACTCATGTGTAGAGAACTCAATGAAGAGTTTCTGCCCTATCTGTTTGGAG TACCAATTTGATTCAATAAAAGGCAGCACCATTTTGAAGTGTGGACACACAATGCATATGGAGTGCTATCGAGAGATGGCAACTCAAAATCA GTATCGCTGTCCTATATGCTTGAAGACAATAGTCAATGATATGAACTGGGAATATTTAGATCGAGAG ATTGAAGGCGTTCATATGCCTGAGGAGTACAAGTTTGAG GTTTCAATTCTATGCAATGATTGTAACTCTACCAGCACAGTATCTTTTCACATATTTGGTCACAAGTGTTTACAGTGCGGTTCGTATAACACCCGTAGGATTTCGAAACCCAAACAAGAAGGTTTGGGTGTTAGTGGAacctaa